One Pelotomaculum isophthalicicum JI genomic region harbors:
- a CDS encoding spore coat protein codes for MAASLGAHEAMELHEVLTDTIDGINQFQLYSPHVKDPQLRSILDNQIRFMTQDYNNMVQTINQRGKGESIPYRSVKNVSPSYGLQNPQPQAPNVSMNEMDDRDVSSGMLGCHKASALVKMIASLECADSHLRRMLQQGAVNCSEQAYEVWNYMNQKQYYQVPTMKDMTTQTMVNSFANMGQIS; via the coding sequence ATGGCCGCTAGTTTAGGCGCACACGAAGCAATGGAATTACACGAAGTTCTAACAGACACTATTGACGGCATTAATCAATTTCAGCTTTACAGCCCTCACGTAAAGGACCCACAATTGCGTTCCATATTGGATAATCAAATTAGATTTATGACACAAGATTATAATAATATGGTTCAAACTATCAACCAGCGCGGAAAAGGTGAATCGATTCCATACCGGTCCGTAAAAAATGTGTCACCTTCGTATGGTTTACAAAATCCCCAGCCACAAGCACCTAATGTTTCTATGAATGAAATGGATGACCGGGACGTTTCCAGTGGAATGCTTGGTTGTCACAAAGCATCTGCGCTTGTTAAGATGATTGCTTCCCTGGAGTGCGCCGACTCACATCTGAGGCGGATGCTACAACAGGGTGCTGTCAATTGTTCCGAGCAGGCATATGAAGTTTGGAATTACATGAATCAGAAACAATATTACCAGGTGCCGACAATGAAGGATATGACCACCCAAACCATGGTAAATAGTTTTGCTAACATGGGACAAATCAGCTAA
- a CDS encoding DUF3243 domain-containing protein: MEADMSWNTWKKALGTAVKTADLVGMSDETVDKFAYRIGDFLANNLDPANREQRLLKELWEVGEEGEKKALAKMITKLVDNT, encoded by the coding sequence ATGGAAGCGGATATGTCTTGGAATACCTGGAAAAAGGCCTTGGGCACAGCGGTAAAAACCGCGGATTTAGTAGGCATGTCTGATGAGACTGTAGATAAATTCGCTTACCGGATTGGGGATTTCTTAGCGAATAATTTGGACCCCGCCAACAGAGAACAGCGATTGCTGAAAGAATTATGGGAAGTAGGCGAGGAAGGGGAAAAGAAGGCTTTGGCCAAAATGATTACCAAGCTCGTGGACAATACATAA
- a CDS encoding ATP-binding protein: MQNDLAKNYKTALDSLTVYRGILNKPLVKKLYTLLGRLCMVEEDFDALLNEYNDFFYHLSQVDDYRNFKHYVITCVLYDENAFTRIVAKQNFADIDTLLLQTVENDLENLHKVAMLSSREMKDIILGGYAAISSSEKSITEKLPEWNNGLSDTRDGLSEIYHSLDQEQCWAKCIAALAKFHRANGSGDFARYKGFVWEKNSEFYGLKGLESTDPIRLSDLVGYNAERQAVLDNTKFFLKGYPANNVLLYGDRGTGKSSTVKALLNEFFAQGLRIIEIPKKYLEDYPKIIRLIRNKPQKFILFVDDLTFEDSEESFTALKAVLEGGLESRPVNTVIYATSNRRHLVKEKFSERAGLSFGDNDEVRAADTLQEKLSLADRFGITVIFSSPDKKKYLEIVEVLASIRNIEIDAKTLHNEALMWEMEHNGRSPRTARQFIDWLEAKIKGIAVE, encoded by the coding sequence GTGCAAAATGATTTAGCAAAAAATTATAAAACAGCCTTGGATTCGTTAACGGTTTACCGTGGTATCTTAAATAAGCCACTGGTTAAAAAGCTTTATACTTTACTGGGAAGGCTTTGCATGGTGGAGGAAGACTTTGATGCCCTGCTCAACGAATATAATGATTTTTTTTATCACCTGTCTCAAGTGGATGACTACCGCAATTTCAAGCACTATGTAATAACTTGTGTTTTATACGACGAAAATGCTTTTACACGAATAGTGGCGAAACAAAATTTTGCGGATATTGATACATTGCTGTTGCAAACTGTGGAGAATGACCTGGAAAATCTTCATAAAGTGGCAATGTTATCATCCAGGGAAATGAAAGATATTATTTTAGGTGGATATGCCGCTATATCTAGTTCAGAAAAAAGCATTACGGAAAAACTTCCTGAATGGAATAATGGTTTATCAGATACCCGGGATGGGTTATCTGAGATTTATCATTCGCTGGATCAAGAACAGTGCTGGGCGAAATGTATCGCAGCGCTGGCTAAATTCCATAGAGCGAATGGTTCGGGAGACTTCGCCCGGTATAAAGGATTTGTTTGGGAAAAGAACTCAGAATTTTATGGCTTGAAAGGACTCGAATCGACGGATCCGATAAGACTATCGGATTTAGTAGGTTATAACGCGGAACGGCAAGCTGTGTTGGATAATACCAAATTTTTTTTAAAAGGATACCCGGCAAACAACGTGTTGCTTTATGGTGACAGGGGGACAGGCAAATCCTCCACTGTTAAAGCGCTGTTAAACGAATTTTTCGCGCAGGGCTTAAGGATAATTGAAATTCCTAAAAAATATCTTGAGGATTACCCGAAGATTATCAGACTGATTCGAAATAAACCACAAAAATTCATATTATTCGTTGATGATCTCACTTTTGAGGACAGCGAAGAAAGCTTTACGGCGTTAAAGGCAGTATTAGAAGGCGGGTTGGAAAGCAGGCCGGTGAATACCGTGATATACGCCACTTCTAACCGGCGCCATTTAGTTAAAGAGAAATTTAGTGAAAGGGCGGGACTGTCATTCGGCGACAACGATGAGGTCCGTGCCGCCGACACCTTGCAGGAAAAGCTATCTTTGGCGGACCGGTTTGGCATTACCGTGATATTTTCATCTCCCGACAAGAAAAAGTACCTTGAAATAGTTGAAGTGCTTGCTTCGATTAGAAACATTGAAATTGATGCAAAGACATTGCATAATGAAGCACTTATGTGGGAGATGGAACACAATGGCCGTTCACCCCGCACCGCGAGGCAGTTTATTGATTGGCTGGAAGCGAAGATAAAGGGTATTGCCGTAGAATAA
- the addA gene encoding helicase-exonuclease AddAB subunit AddA, translating into MNDSGPQEQSEGRERHLTDAKVERTSKKEWTAEQLEAVNSRTGNLLVAAAAGAGKTAVLVERIIRRITDLTAQADVDRLLVLTFTNAAAAEMRERIGRALAAKIDEYPGSKHLSRQMSLINHACIGTIHSFCLDVIRQHFYRIDLDPAFRVADETEAALIQVEVLEELFERRYSAGDNLPFNTLVDCYGGKRDDADLQELVLEIYRFARSTPQPAEWLEKLAAGFDVPEDIAFDQLPWSASLKKAIALELAGIVSALDLAVRLAGKAGGPHAYIDTLESDRDAALSLARACSADVSWAGLYSLINTISFGRLKGVRDPGVDDGLKKQVTALRDNVKKQIKNLKDDYFSRLPEEYCADLRAVAPLIAELTDLARDFDEAYRKAKTINGLVDFNDLEHYCLQILSTAGPDGPAPSEVALELRQRFVEVLVDEYQDTNAVQEAILQLVSRQGEANPNLFMVGDVKQSIYRFRLADPGLFLDKYSNYPSQPGGPEHRIDLARNFRSRRGVVDAVNFVFRQLMSPVVSELTYDHRAELVYGADYPVIAADVAAGDEVVELYLIERGKQAEYPEADVIPPEGSGNEKLDDYGDPEADLDAVQMEARLVASRVEEIVGNKPVKGAGMLIYDNDQKKYRPATYRDVVVLLRATTGYANTFLEEFRRKGVPAYAELATGYFEATEVETVLSLLKVIDNPRQDVPLAGVLRSPVVGFNAGELAQVRLCRRQGDFFDAVVSAAALKKGAISERLTGFLENLDRWRTAARQGTLAGLIWTLYRETGYYDFVGGLPGGGQRQANLRALHQRAQQYETTGFRGLFLFLRFIERVRDGGRDLGAARALNEKDNVVRLMSIHKSKGLEFPVVFVAGLGKKFNLKDLNKTMLLHKNLGLGPQLIDVEKRITYPTIAKHAIKQELKMEALAEELRILYVAMTRAREKLILVGSVRNLPVNVRRWCGPVAVEGWALPDGELAGANTCLDWLVPALARHRDGVKIRELALCDEQPPAAVAGDFSRWAVFFEDGGAASGLRKQPESELLNKVRRMEPVDTDSEFVGVVKSRLEWKYPDLGLTGCAAKSSVTDLKRRFDPQIVEDEASFADYRPAIGKRPVFMQGERGLTAAEAGSALHLVMQNLDLADVADFTAIKKQVALMTEMELLTFEQADSVPVEGITSFFESPLGKRVISGKKVFRELPFTLALPVSEIYPGLAGDSSKVVLVQGIIDCLVDEGDGMLLLDYKTDRINKDQLEQVTARYRGQLNLYARAIENIYGRKVKEKYLYLFNLGLGIRCC; encoded by the coding sequence GTGAATGACAGCGGACCGCAAGAGCAATCTGAGGGCAGGGAGCGCCATTTGACGGATGCGAAAGTTGAACGAACAAGCAAGAAGGAATGGACGGCAGAGCAACTTGAAGCCGTGAACAGCCGCACCGGCAATTTGCTGGTGGCGGCCGCCGCCGGCGCCGGCAAAACAGCGGTGCTGGTGGAGCGGATCATTCGCCGGATTACCGACCTGACGGCGCAGGCCGATGTAGACCGCTTGCTGGTGTTGACTTTTACCAACGCCGCGGCGGCTGAAATGAGAGAGCGCATTGGCCGCGCGCTTGCCGCGAAAATAGACGAATACCCGGGGTCAAAACATTTAAGCCGGCAGATGTCACTAATCAACCACGCCTGCATCGGCACCATCCACTCTTTTTGCCTGGATGTTATTCGCCAGCATTTTTACCGGATTGACCTGGACCCGGCCTTCCGGGTGGCTGATGAAACCGAAGCTGCTTTAATCCAGGTGGAGGTTTTGGAAGAGCTTTTTGAGCGCCGTTACAGCGCGGGGGATAACCTCCCCTTTAACACACTGGTTGACTGTTATGGAGGGAAGAGGGACGACGCGGATTTACAAGAACTTGTCCTGGAGATATACCGGTTTGCCCGCAGCACGCCTCAACCGGCAGAATGGCTGGAAAAACTGGCGGCGGGTTTCGACGTGCCGGAGGACATCGCATTTGACCAACTCCCCTGGAGCGCATCCTTAAAGAAGGCGATAGCGCTTGAGCTGGCCGGGATTGTCTCAGCGCTTGACCTGGCTGTCCGGCTGGCCGGCAAGGCAGGCGGCCCGCATGCATACATAGACACCCTTGAGTCTGACCGTGACGCGGCGCTCAGCCTGGCCCGGGCTTGTTCAGCGGACGTGAGCTGGGCCGGCCTTTATTCGCTCATAAACACGATTAGTTTCGGCAGATTGAAGGGAGTAAGAGATCCAGGCGTTGATGATGGTTTAAAGAAGCAAGTGACTGCTTTACGTGATAATGTGAAAAAACAAATTAAGAATCTTAAAGATGATTATTTCTCCCGCCTTCCGGAAGAGTATTGCGCCGATTTGCGCGCTGTCGCACCGTTAATAGCGGAATTGACGGATCTGGCGCGGGATTTTGACGAGGCTTATAGAAAAGCTAAAACGATTAACGGGCTGGTTGATTTCAACGATTTGGAACACTACTGCCTGCAGATTTTGTCAACCGCCGGGCCGGATGGGCCAGCGCCGTCGGAAGTGGCGCTGGAACTGCGGCAGCGGTTTGTGGAAGTGCTCGTTGACGAATACCAGGATACAAACGCAGTTCAAGAGGCAATACTACAGCTTGTGTCACGGCAGGGTGAAGCGAACCCGAATTTGTTTATGGTGGGGGATGTCAAACAAAGCATATACCGCTTCCGGCTGGCTGATCCCGGCCTCTTCCTGGATAAATACTCTAATTATCCGTCGCAGCCGGGCGGACCGGAGCACAGAATTGATTTGGCCAGAAATTTTCGCAGCCGCCGTGGAGTGGTTGACGCCGTGAACTTTGTTTTTCGCCAGTTGATGTCTCCCGTGGTCAGCGAGTTGACATATGATCACAGGGCCGAGCTGGTTTACGGCGCTGATTATCCTGTGATTGCCGCTGATGTGGCGGCAGGGGACGAGGTGGTGGAATTATATTTGATTGAACGCGGTAAACAGGCCGAATACCCCGAAGCAGATGTTATCCCGCCGGAAGGCTCCGGAAATGAAAAGCTGGATGACTATGGAGACCCCGAAGCGGACCTGGACGCGGTACAAATGGAAGCCCGCCTGGTGGCGTCCAGGGTTGAGGAAATTGTTGGGAATAAGCCGGTGAAAGGGGCGGGAATGCTAATCTACGACAACGATCAGAAAAAATACCGCCCGGCAACTTACCGTGACGTAGTAGTGCTTTTACGCGCCACCACCGGTTACGCCAACACCTTCCTGGAAGAATTCCGGCGGAAGGGGGTGCCGGCCTACGCCGAACTGGCCACCGGCTATTTTGAGGCGACTGAGGTTGAAACCGTTCTCTCTCTATTAAAAGTGATCGACAACCCGCGTCAGGATGTGCCGTTGGCTGGAGTATTACGGTCCCCTGTGGTCGGGTTCAACGCCGGAGAACTGGCGCAAGTCAGGCTTTGCCGCCGCCAGGGTGATTTTTTTGACGCGGTGGTATCCGCCGCGGCGTTGAAGAAGGGGGCAATTTCGGAACGTTTGACAGGTTTTCTGGAAAATTTGGACAGGTGGCGCACAGCCGCCAGGCAGGGAACACTGGCCGGGTTGATCTGGACACTCTACCGGGAGACAGGATACTACGATTTTGTCGGCGGGCTGCCCGGCGGCGGGCAGCGGCAGGCTAATTTGCGGGCGCTGCACCAGCGGGCGCAGCAGTATGAGACTACAGGGTTTCGAGGGCTGTTTCTCTTCCTCCGGTTTATTGAGCGCGTGCGGGACGGCGGCCGCGACTTGGGGGCGGCGCGGGCCTTGAATGAAAAGGATAATGTTGTGCGGCTGATGAGTATACATAAAAGCAAGGGCCTGGAGTTTCCGGTGGTCTTCGTGGCTGGATTAGGCAAAAAATTCAACCTGAAAGACCTGAATAAAACGATGCTTTTGCATAAAAATCTGGGACTGGGGCCGCAGTTGATTGACGTGGAAAAAAGAATTACTTATCCTACGATAGCCAAGCATGCAATCAAGCAGGAGTTAAAAATGGAAGCTTTGGCTGAGGAGTTAAGAATTCTTTACGTGGCCATGACCAGGGCGCGGGAGAAGTTGATTCTGGTGGGCTCTGTCCGCAATCTCCCCGTTAATGTTCGCCGGTGGTGCGGTCCCGTGGCAGTGGAGGGGTGGGCTTTGCCGGACGGGGAGTTGGCCGGTGCGAATACTTGTCTGGACTGGCTGGTTCCGGCTCTTGCCCGCCACCGGGACGGCGTGAAAATCAGAGAATTGGCGCTGTGTGACGAGCAGCCGCCGGCAGCGGTGGCGGGCGACTTCTCACGCTGGGCGGTGTTCTTCGAAGATGGAGGCGCCGCTTCAGGATTGCGAAAGCAACCCGAAAGCGAATTATTAAATAAAGTCCGCCGGATGGAGCCGGTAGATACGGACAGCGAGTTTGTCGGGGTTGTAAAAAGCCGGTTGGAATGGAAATATCCCGATCTGGGGCTGACCGGCTGCGCGGCAAAGTCATCAGTAACTGACTTGAAGCGCAGGTTTGACCCGCAGATTGTGGAAGATGAGGCCTCCTTCGCGGATTATCGCCCGGCTATTGGCAAGCGACCGGTTTTCATGCAGGGGGAGCGTGGTTTAACTGCCGCTGAAGCGGGTTCAGCCCTACATCTGGTGATGCAAAATCTTGATTTGGCAGATGTCGCGGACTTCACTGCGATCAAAAAGCAGGTAGCGTTGATGACCGAAATGGAACTGTTGACATTTGAGCAGGCGGATTCTGTGCCGGTAGAGGGAATCACGTCTTTCTTTGAGTCACCTCTGGGCAAACGTGTGATTTCCGGAAAAAAAGTATTCAGGGAACTTCCTTTTACCTTGGCGCTGCCGGTCAGTGAAATCTATCCCGGACTTGCCGGAGATTCCAGTAAGGTAGTGTTGGTACAGGGTATCATTGACTGCCTGGTTGATGAAGGTGACGGTATGTTGTTATTAGATTACAAGACCGACCGGATCAACAAAGACCAGCTTGAGCAGGTAACGGCGCGCTATCGCGGCCAGTTGAACCTCTATGCCAGAGCCATAGAGAATATCTATGGGAGGAAGGTAAAGGAAAAGTATTTGTACCTGTTTAATTTAGGTTTGGGAATAAGATGTTGTTGA